The proteins below are encoded in one region of Homo sapiens chromosome 2, GRCh38.p14 Primary Assembly:
- the COPS7B gene encoding COP9 signalosome complex subunit 7b isoform X2 produces the protein MAGEQKPSSNLLEQFILLAKGTSGSALTALISQVLEAPGVYVFGELLELANVQELAEGANAAYLQLLNLFAYGTYPDYIANKESLPELSTAQQNKLKHLTIVSLASRMKCIPYSVLLKDLEMRNLRELEDLIIEAVYTDIIQGKLDQRNQLLEVDFCIGRDIRKKDINNIVKTLHEWCDGCEAVLLGIEQQVLRANQYKENHNRTQQQVEAEQMHDLAAKC, from the exons ATGGCAGGGGAACAGAAACCCTCAAGTAATCTCCTGGAGCAGTTTATTTTACTAGCCAAAGGTACCAGTGGCTCAGCCCTCACTGCTCTCATAAGCCAGGTCTTAGAGGCTCCCGGAGTGTATGTCTTTGGAGAACTTCTGGAGCTGGCCAACGTGCAGGAG ctTGCGGAAGGAGCTAATGCTGCTTATTTGCAGTTGTTGAACCTGTTTGCCTATGGGACATACCCAGATTACATAG CCAACAAGGAGAGCCTGCCAGAACTGAGCACAGCTCAGCAGAACAAGCTGAAGCATCTTACCATCGTGAGCTTGGCATCAAGAATGAAG TGTATCCCCTACTCCGTGTTGCTGAAAGACCTGGAGATGCGGAATCTCCGGGAACTAGAAGACCTTATCATTGAGGCTGTCTACACTGACATCATCCAGGGCAAGCTGGACCAGCGAAACCAGCTGCTGGAAGTGGATTTCTGCATTGGCCGTGACATCCGAAAGAAGGATATCAATAATATTGTCAAGACCCTGCATGAATG GTGTGATGGCTGTGAAGCAGTTCTACTGGGCATCGAGCAGCAAGTTCTGAGAGCCAACCAGTACAAAGAGAACCACAACCGAACTCAGCAGCAGGTAGAAGCAGAG CAAATGCATGATCTGGCTGCTAAGTGTTGA